A window of Cohnella herbarum contains these coding sequences:
- a CDS encoding RCC1-like domain-containing protein, protein MNIYHKLGRCPKDTIAAGWRRTVGFKSDGTVVTAGHSEYGQCDVSGWLGISRHRRNG, encoded by the coding sequence ATGAATATATATCATAAACTAGGACGGTGTCCTAAAGATACCATTGCGGCGGGTTGGCGTCGTACCGTCGGTTTTAAATCGGACGGTACGGTGGTTACTGCGGGGCATAGTGAATATGGTCAATGCGATGTGAGTGGCTGGCTTGGCATTTCAAGACACCGTCGAAATGGATGA